The Endomicrobiales bacterium genome contains the following window.
CTCAGGCAGGCGCAGGCCGATATGTCTTATGCTTTAAGTGAGCTTTCAGCAGTTATCGGAAAAAATTACACCGGCGTTGAGCTTGAGGGTATTGATTCAATGCTTGCTAAGTTTGAGCCGTTTTCTATATCTAAACTAAACGAGAACCACCCCTCTATCCTTGTTTTCCGTAACTCGGCAGAGTCGTTGGAATACTCAAAACGTGCGGCCAGTGCGCTCAGGTGGCCGAAATTTCAGCTGTCCGCAAAATCTTCACTGGATTATCCAAACGGCACCGTACTTGAAAACTTTAACCAGAACACATTTAATGCATCCTTAAGCATGCCGCTCTATGAAACAGGTGCCTCAAAAAACCGGATCAACGAAAACGAAGATATAAAACAAGCAAATTTGAGCCGCGCCGGGCAGGCACTCGCCGACTTAAGGCGCGATTGGGGCAAAACAGCAAGCCAGCTTTCAAATCTCCGGGAACAAAATGCCTTTAATGATATCTCAGTTTCGGAAACAGAACAACTCGCAACGATAATTTACAAATCATATAAGACAGGGGCACTTTCATATATTGAGGTTGAAAATGCAAATTTCAAAGCGCTTGAAGCTAAAATACAGGCAGCTAAAACAAAGGTGCAGATACTAATAAACCTGGCGGTGCTCGCCGGGATGAGTGAATAAAATTCTGGAGGTATTTTGTGAAAAAGAAAGTGATTATAATCTTCGCAATAGTTATTGCCTTGTCAGCGGTGCTGTATTTTACGCTGGTTAAGCATAGCGGTTTCATGTATGCAGGAACCGTAGAGGCAACCGAGGTGGACCTTTCTTCAAGGATTAGCGGTGTAATAGGGTCAATAGGCGTGCAGGAAGGCGATAAAGTTAAAGAAGGGCAGACATTAGCAAAACTTTCCATAGAAGATATTGAAATTGCAGCGGCGGCGGCTGAACGCGATTATAAACGCGCAGTTGAACTGCTTAACGCGGGCTCAATGAATCAAGAAACATTTGACAGGGTAAAATTTAAGCGTGACGACCTTGCAGTACGGCTCGGTTGGAGCACAATAAAATCACCAATAGACGGCACAGTAATAACCAAATACCATGAACCGGGTGAGATGGTAAACCCGGGAACAAAACTGGTGACACTCGCGGATTTAAAGAGGCCGTGGGTTTATGTTTATGTTCCTCAACCCATGCTTTCAAAGATAATCGTAGGTATGGGTGTTATAGGGTACTCACTTGAATCGGGCACGATGACATTTGCAGGCACCGTCGTGCATATCAACGAGGAAGCGGAATTTACACCTAAAAATGTTCAGACCCGCAAGGAAAGAACCCGCCTCGTTTTCGGCGTTAAGATACTTTTCCAAAACGACGATGAATTTCTAAAACCCGGTATGAGCGTTGAAGTACCACTCCCTGAAAAATGAAACTTTTTAACCCCAACTTTGCATTAGATTTAAGAACCGAGGCGAAAGAGACGGAGGCATTTTCGACGCAAAATTCGCAGCGAATGGTAATTCCATTTGCAAGGTTTTTGCGGAAGAAAATGCCCCGTATCTTTCGACGAATTCCAAATTCTAATGCAAATTTGGGGTTAAATATAGGCATAGATATTGTCAATCTTTCACGGAGTTTTGGTAAAGTCAGGGCGCTTGACGGAATAACTGTCCGCGCCGAAACCGGGGCGCTCAACGGTTTCATAGGGCCGGACGGCGCAGGTAAAACTACCCTTTTTAGAATTCTGGCCGGCTTACTGCACTCAGACAGCGGAAGTATCCGGTTCACAAAGGATTCCAAAGATATAGATTTTGATGAAATACGCCCATCGCTTGCGTATATGCCTTCCAAACAAAGCCTTTACCCCGACTTATCCATAGACGAACATCTCATTTTTTTCAGAGACCTTTACGGACTCAAACAGGACGATTTCAACAAGAGGTCTGCCAAACTGCTAAATATAACCAGGCTTGATAAATTCAGGGAGCGGAAAGTAGGCGAGCTATCGGGCGGAATGTATAAAAAGGTAGGGCTGATGTGCGCGATGCTGCAGTCGCCTTCCATCATGCTCCTTGATGAACCTACAAACGGAGTGGACCCTATCAGCCGCAGGGAGTTTTGGGATCTGCTGCACATCTTGGCTGAACAAAGGGTGCTGATACTAATCTCTACAGCATACATGGATGAGGCGGAACGATGCCAGTTTGTTCACCTTATGGATGCAGGAAAAATTATGATGAGCGGCAGGCCGAATGAACTGCTCAAACGTGAACACGCAAAAAACTTTGATGAAATATTCGTTAAGATGGCAATGAGATGAACGGAAAAGCTATGAATGCGGTTGAATTAAATAAACTTACCGTTAAATTCGGCGATTTTGCGGCCGTTAAAGACCTCACGCTTAGCGTAGAAAAAGGTGAGATTTTCGGCTTTCTCGGCGCAAACGGCGCCGGCAAAACAACCGCTATACGCGTTATGTGCGGCCTGCTTCTGCCCACAAGCGGCGATGTGCGCATTGCAGGCCTTGATTTTTCGCGTGGTAAAAATGCCATAAAGCGCAAAGTTGGGTATATGTCCCAAAAGTTCACACTATACGACGACCTGACGGTACTTGAAAACCTCAACTTTAAAGCAAGCATGAGGAAAATCCCGGATGAAACCGCAAAGCAACGCTTTGAACAGATTTTTGATTTCATCGGTTTTAACTCCGGGCAAAATACAATGGTCAGGGAGTTGGCATCCGGAGTAAAACAACAGGTTTCACTCGCCGCTACGCTTGTGCACAACCCCGAGATACTCTTTCTTGACGAACCAACCTCGGGCGTTTCCCCAGCAATGAGGGCTAAATTCTGGTTGTTAATCCGAAAACTTGCCGCTGAAGGCAAAACCGTTTTTGTTACAACCCATTATATGGATGAGGCCGAAGAGTGCGACAGGATAGCTCTAATGAGAGCCGGAAAACTCATAGCTCTAAGAAGCCCACAACAACTAAAAGATGAAACTTATCCTTCTGGTATGCCACTATCTGGTAAAAAACCGACACTTGAGGATGTTTTTATCAAACTCGTAGAAGGTGATGAAAGATGAAACTCTCAAGAATGCTGGCAATGGCAAAAAAAGAAGTTATGCATATTCTGCGTGACCCGTTCACAATTATTATGTCTATAGGTTTTCCCATAATACTTGTTATTTATTTTGGTTTCGCGATAGATTTTGATTTCAGGGGTGTAAAGCTCGCGGTTTACGACTCTGACAACACGCGCCAGTCAAGGGAACTCGCAAATGTCTTTTTTTCATCAGGGTATTTCAAGCTTGAAAAAGGTATGTATCCAGAGAAAATGACGAAAGAGATTGAGTTGGAAAAAGATTTTGGCACAATAATTATACCGCCGGGTTTTGGCAGAAAAATAGCTTCCAGGAAAGAGTCCGCCGTACAGATATTAGTTGATGGAACGGATAACCAGAAAACCAGTATCGTCGGCAGATATATCGGCTCCATGCAAAAAGCAGTTGCCTCCCGCTTCAGTGATGCCGCACCTCAATCTCCGGTAGATATACGCGTCAGGTACCTTTATAACCCTGAACTCAACACGCAGTGGTTCATTGTACCAGGCCTTATCGTTGTGGTCATAGGCCTGCTTGGGATATTTATGACCGCTCTTACGGTATCTAAGGAATGGGAGAACGGCTCTATGGAACTTTTGCTTTCCACACCGGTAAAACCCTTGGAAATAATACTGGGTAAGATAATTCCTTATGTGGCGATTAGTTTAGCAGGGTCGTCGCTTGTTTATTTGATAGCACGATTGGTTTTCGGTGTCCCGTTCGTGGGCAGCCACTTCCTGCTGATTTGCGCGGTGCTGATATATATTGTTGCCTCTCTTGCGCAGGGCATTTTGATTTCTGTAACTTTGCGCCAGCAAAACAAAGCAACACAAGCCGCACTAATTTTGGGAATTCTACCTTCACTTCTTTTATCGGGACTGATATTTCCGATAGAAAGTATGCCTATGTTTTTCCGCGGCGTTGCATCTATACTGCCTGCCCGGTGGTTTATGATAATTATCA
Protein-coding sequences here:
- a CDS encoding TolC family protein, encoding MIKKNIWIIAALLIFIVYGYAEAAALSLSDVESSALEYSPRLKAIIFEQKAYTERASTQKTQLYPKLMLDGSYKYVTNVQEIVIPIAGAKTIKLGDNSNYSIGPLLSWTAWDFGGIDNTYKSASAAAEVKKNEAEAARRAILLSARAAYFQVALAGEQITLFSDALKLANTQYEDIKLNVRAGTKSLADNLKAHEEVIGRMKQLRQAQADMSYALSELSAVIGKNYTGVELEGIDSMLAKFEPFSISKLNENHPSILVFRNSAESLEYSKRAASALRWPKFQLSAKSSLDYPNGTVLENFNQNTFNASLSMPLYETGASKNRINENEDIKQANLSRAGQALADLRRDWGKTASQLSNLREQNAFNDISVSETEQLATIIYKSYKTGALSYIEVENANFKALEAKIQAAKTKVQILINLAVLAGMSE
- a CDS encoding ABC transporter permease yields the protein MKLSRMLAMAKKEVMHILRDPFTIIMSIGFPIILVIYFGFAIDFDFRGVKLAVYDSDNTRQSRELANVFFSSGYFKLEKGMYPEKMTKEIELEKDFGTIIIPPGFGRKIASRKESAVQILVDGTDNQKTSIVGRYIGSMQKAVASRFSDAAPQSPVDIRVRYLYNPELNTQWFIVPGLIVVVIGLLGIFMTALTVSKEWENGSMELLLSTPVKPLEIILGKIIPYVAISLAGSSLVYLIARLVFGVPFVGSHFLLICAVLIYIVASLAQGILISVTLRQQNKATQAALILGILPSLLLSGLIFPIESMPMFFRGVASILPARWFMIIIRGLFLKGSTFTELSLPFSMLVLLSLIPIIIASKKFKRDLEQ
- a CDS encoding efflux RND transporter periplasmic adaptor subunit, with the translated sequence MKKKVIIIFAIVIALSAVLYFTLVKHSGFMYAGTVEATEVDLSSRISGVIGSIGVQEGDKVKEGQTLAKLSIEDIEIAAAAAERDYKRAVELLNAGSMNQETFDRVKFKRDDLAVRLGWSTIKSPIDGTVITKYHEPGEMVNPGTKLVTLADLKRPWVYVYVPQPMLSKIIVGMGVIGYSLESGTMTFAGTVVHINEEAEFTPKNVQTRKERTRLVFGVKILFQNDDEFLKPGMSVEVPLPEK
- a CDS encoding ABC transporter ATP-binding protein; translated protein: MNAVELNKLTVKFGDFAAVKDLTLSVEKGEIFGFLGANGAGKTTAIRVMCGLLLPTSGDVRIAGLDFSRGKNAIKRKVGYMSQKFTLYDDLTVLENLNFKASMRKIPDETAKQRFEQIFDFIGFNSGQNTMVRELASGVKQQVSLAATLVHNPEILFLDEPTSGVSPAMRAKFWLLIRKLAAEGKTVFVTTHYMDEAEECDRIALMRAGKLIALRSPQQLKDETYPSGMPLSGKKPTLEDVFIKLVEGDER
- a CDS encoding ABC transporter ATP-binding protein yields the protein MKLFNPNFALDLRTEAKETEAFSTQNSQRMVIPFARFLRKKMPRIFRRIPNSNANLGLNIGIDIVNLSRSFGKVRALDGITVRAETGALNGFIGPDGAGKTTLFRILAGLLHSDSGSIRFTKDSKDIDFDEIRPSLAYMPSKQSLYPDLSIDEHLIFFRDLYGLKQDDFNKRSAKLLNITRLDKFRERKVGELSGGMYKKVGLMCAMLQSPSIMLLDEPTNGVDPISRREFWDLLHILAEQRVLILISTAYMDEAERCQFVHLMDAGKIMMSGRPNELLKREHAKNFDEIFVKMAMR